From the Nodularia sphaerocarpa UHCC 0038 genome, the window TTCAAATTCAGTATTTCTGAATGAAGAAGATTTAATGATAGTTCAGAATACTAAAGTTGATTTTGTCCACAAGTCATTTGATGACTTGGCAATTTAAAAGATTCGCTGCTGTAATCTCAGGAAATACCAATGAAAGCTAAAAAAAATACAAGTTTCTTCAAAATATTTGCAAGCCTTGTGGGAGTCGCTGGTGTGAGTGCTTTAATGAGTGTGCCAGCATTCGCATTAACTAATTTAACTACGTCTACAACCGGCACTATACACTCCCAAGTAGATACAACAACAGATACAACACCAGATCCAACAACAGAACCAACACCAGAACCAACACCAGATCCAACAACAGAGCCAACAACAGAACCAACACCTGAGCCAACACCTGAGCCACAAAATTAGCTAAGTCTTGGTGAAGATTAAAGTATTCAGAGCCGCAGTATGTATTTGTTATTTCAGTTTAATAGTATATGCTGTGGCTCGTAAAAAATACTTTTTTTGGCTCAAATCAGGGGTCTATTTTACCTAAAGCGATGGAATTAAATAAATGATGATTAATCAAAATAAGAAATATGCAATAGGAGTATTTGCTAGACATGAAGAAGTAGAGCCAGCAATTAATGAATTGAAAGCGTCAGGCTTTCCTCTGGAGCAAGTTTCGATCATTGCTAAAGATGTAGAGCCAGATGAGCGCCTGGGTGAGGCGCAGATTAGCGATCGCATTAATGACCAAAGTGTTAACGCTACAAAGGCAGTAGGTGATACACTTACAGCTACTACCTGGGGTAGTGTGTTAGTTGGTTTGAGTAGTTTGGCAATTCCCGGTTTAGGAGTTGTGCTAGCAGCAGGTTCTGTGGGTGTGGCGCTAGTGGCTAGTATGGCGGGTGTTGCTGTGGGAACAATAGCAAATGAGAATTTAGTCAAGGCGCTGGCTGATTTAGGTATACCGGAAAACCAAGCCAGACTTTATAGCGATCGCCTCCAGCAGAGTAATTATTTACTCATCCTCAATGGCACAGATGAACAGATTCATAGTGCTGAAGCCATCTTACACAATCAAGAAATTAAAAATTTGGGCATTTATGATTTTTCTCAGGCTAAAAATCATTAAATCAGTTAACAGTTAACAGTTAACAGTTATCAGTTAACTGATAAAGTCTACATATATCTTGTTAATTGAACTCGGTAACGTTCTTTTTTAGTAACGGCAATTTCCCCTACTTCTAAACGTCCTTTACCACGAATAGCGATTAAGTCGCCTGATTTGACTTGAGAACTAGATTGACTAACGTCTTTCCAATTGACGCGGACATCACCACCCTCAATAAAGTTAACCATTTTACTGCGGGACATCCCAAAACCAGCCGAGGCGATCGCATCTAACCGCAAAGAAGCTTCCACTGTGGTTAATTCCTTCTTCTTGGGTTCCCTAACTTTTAACTCATTGATATCAATGCGCTGAGTTTTCACCGGCACAGAACGCACCTGTTGCAGACTTATTTCTAAAAATTCCGCCAACTCCGGTGCTACAATCGCTTGCGCTCCCCGTTCGCCCAGAACAATAATATCTCCTGTCTTTTCACGCACGATTCCTGTCCCCAGCATTGCGCCCAAAAAGTCGCGATGAGATGCCGTATCAAAAAGAAAATTACCAGCAAATTCCAGGGCTACGAGGTCAACTTGAGATTGTTCTAAGGGAAGTTCCGAACGTGCGATCGCCATTCTTTGACGTTCTGCTTGGGGATAACCGCCCCACGCCACTAATTGCACATCTGTTAATCGACTAAAAACCCGGTTAATTTCTGCCAATTCCGGCGGAGACAAAAAATCAGTCAAAACAACTTCCCAAGTTTTAATCGCTTGTTCAGCCTGATCAATCACACGAGCGACAGTATCTCGATTTTCAACACCTTTTAAAAGTTCTTCTCTTGGTAACATTATCCAAATTTTGAATTTCTATGTGTTACTTGTATCAGCATAACCCTGGATATTTTCCGGCTCAAATTTACGTAATATCCGGGTTGCTTGGCGACTAATCGCTTCCGAAACTTGAACGACAACTATGTATTTACCCATATCTAAACGATTGCGGTAGGGTAAAGCATCACCACCGCCCAGCACTAAACCAACACCACCACCGACAAACACACTACCCATAGCGCCACCAACAGCGCCCAGCAGTCCGCCAACGATGTGATTCCCAATTTCCCCCGCCCAAGCAAAGGTATTTAAACCTGTAGCCAGGCTGAAAGCACAACCTGCAAAAAAGCCAAATGGGATCAGCCAGTATGACATCAGTTTGGCTTGCTTTTTGGCTTGTTCCTTGGGATCAACCAAGCCAAACTCGTCAGCAGTTTTATAACCCCTACCGAGGATAGTGCTTTTAATACCCTCGGCTTCTAGAGCTAAGTAAGCGCCTTCGGCTTGGATGCGGTCTGGTAACACGGCGACAACGTAATTCATTGATTAAATAATAATTGTTTGATAAAAGTTCTTAATTAACAGCGTATCAGTGCTAGTGGAATCAATCTTGTGTCTAAATTCAGAGATTCAGAAATAGACAGGGTAGAAAAGACAAAGCTAACGACTGTGGTATGGGAAATGTGGAATTGTGTTTAGCATTTCCCTATTATCTCATTTTCTGGGAGCAGATATCACTTGAGGGAATCCATTGGCTCACAAAAATTGTTCACACCTTGCTTGAGAATATAGATGAGAACTGGCGTAGCCAAGACACTAGGAAATGTGGGCATTTTTTGGAGACGTTCCATCATCCTCACCAAAGAGTTACTGAGCAAATCATCGCGGTATTCTTGTTCACAAATGACCGCACGCCATTTTCTCGCCATAGCATCCAACCACTCAGAATTAGTCATACCTGGTTCTTGTCCCGCCCGAATAGCCAGAGTCATGGCTGCATCTTCCAAATCTCCATCACAATCCTCAATCAAATCCAGCGCTTCCATAGCCCTAGAATCATCAACTAATTGAGAACGAAACAAGGCAATTTCCTGCGATGTAACTTTAGTCATAGAATTTTTTCCATCCAAATATTGCAATACTCAGCCATAATAGTCCAATTTTGCGAGATAGACTTGGCAGAAATCGCAGGTATGGCACTGAGAAATCAAAAAATCTCCAATTTGTAGTAATTATGGTGGGTTACGCTGCGCTAACCCACCCTACTGGACTGACAAGCCCAAAATGATGCAATAGATAAAACTATTGTGGGGTGGGCATCCTGCCCGCCCAAAACAGGCAAGATGCCTGTTCCACAAGAGAAATCTATAGCACTATTTTAAGCTTGCCACGCCACTATCCAGAGATGGGTTCATCGGCTTCCAAAAAATAAATTATCCCAATAAAGGTAGACCGAATTGCCGAAGGCTACCGCACCAGGTACAGTTCGCGCAGCGTCTCGCAGAGAGGACACAGACTCAAGAGGGTTCTGTATTTTCCTGACGTGCTTTCAGCTTCATCATAATTTCTGCGTGCATCTCACGAGTGATTGGGTAAAAATAGGTGAGAAATAAACCACAAATCAAGAAAATTGTTGGTAATGGACCAACAGCGATGCGAATGGCTGTTAGGGCAGATTCTGGTTGTATGGGTGTATCTTGTCCTGGTAGAGTTGCTTGGAAACCGGCGGCTTGCAAAGCGTTTCCGACTAAAAATATTCCTAAAGCTAGACCTAACTTTTGCAGCAAAACCATAAAACCATAGAAAATGCCTTCTCGCCGTTGTCCGGTGCGAAATTCATCTAAGTCAATCACATCTGGAATCAGTGACCAAGGAACGAGATAAGCTGTGGACACGCCAACACCAGCCATGACAGCCATGAAATACATTAAACCGATTTGATTAGGCTGTAAAAAAAACAGTCCTCCTGCGGCGATAATCCATGAACTCATCCCCAGAAAATAAACGACTTTTTTCCCGATTTTCTTGCTCAAAGCACTCCAAACAAATAACATCAGCAAGGCTGTTCCTTGGACTGCAATCATGACTGTGGGGACATCTGAATCCTTCAAACCCATACAGTTGATGACAAAATAAGGAATAGTGGTGGCTGTGACTTGTACTCCTAACCAAGAAAAAAGATATATACCAATCACAAATAGAAAAGGTCGATTGCTAAAAACGATTTTTAGTTGTTCAAAGAAGGGTATAGATGCAGGTTCTTCGCCTTGGGTACGTTTAGCTTCAAAAGCCAAGACGCGATCGCGCACTCCGAAAATACAGACATATATAGCTAAAACCGAAATTACCGCACAAATTCCCGCTAAAACCAGATATTGTTGTTGGCGATCGCCAATTGTTGAAAAAATAATTTGCGCTAAAATCAACGATAAAATACTACCACTAATAGAAAAAGCGAAGCGAAAACTATTCAGAGTAGTACGTTCATCATAATCTTGAGTTAGTTCGGGAGTCATTGCCGTATAAGGCAAACTGACAACGGTGTAAACCACCTGAGACATTAACCCAATTACGACATAATACCAAAACAAAGGCCAAATATTACCACTCTGGTTGGCACTAAAAGGCGGTACAATCCATTGCAAGAAAAAGATGACCCCAAAAGGAATCGCCCCGTAAAACATCCAAGGTAAACGACGACCCCAGCGACGAGATTTCGTTCTATCTGACAACACCCCGATAATTGGATCGTTGATAGCATCCCAAACTTTACCAATCATTAAAATACTACCAGCTAAACCAGCCGGAATCCCAGCCACATTGGTAAAGAAAACCAGCAGAAAAAATATAGAAATATTGCCAGTAATCGCTGGTCCAAAATCTCCAGCCCCATAAGCTAGTTTGGTTTTCAAATCCAGTTTGGGACTTTCTGGATTAATTCGGGCATACTCATCAACCGAATCGTTCATGCTCATACTAAAATCAAAAGTTTGTAGTTGCTTCAGTATCACCTAAAAATCAGTTTATTTATGCCAGACCTTTACGTTTCTTGGTCAGATTATCACCAAAAAATTGAACACCTAGCGGCTCAGATATATCAATCAGGCTGGGAGTTCAACCAGATTGTTTGTCTCGCAAGAGGAGGACTGCGAGTCGGAGATATCATTTCCCGGATATATCAGCAGCCTTTGGCAATTTTAGCAACATCTTCTTACAGTGGTTCTGGTAAGCAAGAAAGAGGCAATTTAACCTTGTCTCGCCATTTAACAATGACTTCAGAAAACTTAGGTTCCCACATTCTCCTCATTGATGACTTAGTAGACTCTGGAATCACCCTGGAGCAAACCATACCTTGGCTGAAGCAAAATAGTAATTTCGCCGTTACAGAAATTCGCACGGCGGTACTGTGGTATAAAGCCTGTTCTACCATCAAACCAGATTATTATGTCGATTATCTCCCAGATAACCCCTGGATTCATCAACCCTTTGAACACTACGAAAACATGAACCCCGCCGAACTAATCGCTAAGGTAAGTCAACCTTGTTGATGAGTGAAGAGTATTATGTCTCTTGACTGATAACTGATAACTGATAACTGATAACTGTTAAAAAGCGCCAGCAATCAAGCCAATAATCGCACCTGCGGGGACTAACTGCCATGTGGGACGTTTGAAGCGGATCAGCGCGACTAAAGCCAGAATGCCAATAATCGCGGCTAAAATAGAACGCCCCAGAGTATCTTGGATGATAGCAGTTTGTGCGAGGGGAATTGCCGCAGCTGCGATCGCACCCAAAACCGCAGGAGTAACGCCCTTCAAAAAGCTGCGAATCCAGGGGTTTTGACGAATGCGAACTAAAAGCGGTGCAGCCCCCATAATAAATAGAAACGATGGCGTAAAAATGGCGACGCAAGAAATTAAAGCACCCATTGCACCAGCCACCTTATAACCGACAAAAGCCGCAGTAATTACCACAGGTCCCGGAGTAAATTCACCAATAGCAACACCGTCCAGAAATTCGCTGCGAGTTAACCAATGAAATTGATTGACTACTTCCGACTCCAGCAAGGGGAGAATAACTAGCCCACCGCCGAAGATAAAACTACCGACTTTTAAGAAGAAAAATATTAACGTTAAATAATACTCTTGAATCCGTTCTAGTCCCCAAAAGCTAGACAATGCTAATGTGTCAGTAGATACAGTCCCCAGGATTTTGGGTAGCACCTGCATCATGGGTAAGAGGGGAACTAACCAAGCACTGCTGCGATTTGAAGGACTGTAAAAAATTAACCCGACAATACCCGCTAAGACGAATTGTAATAGAATATTAACTTGAAATAGTAAAGTGACAAGTAGGACAGCTAAAGCTATAGCCACACCTTTGACATCAGTAATAGCTCGTTTTGCTAACTTCCAGCAAAACCCAAAGATGATTGCAATCACCACAGGTGTCACCCCCAGAAACAAATTATCAATCTGCGGTATACCCTGAAAACGAAAATATGCCCAAGATAGAATCAGCACAATCAAAAAAGCAGGCAAGATAAAACAAATACCTGCCACTAAAGCACCCAATTGTCCCGCCCGCACATATCCGGTATAAATTCCCATCTGCGTGGAAGCTGGCCCAGGTAACATCTCGCAAATTGCCACTCCTTCTAAAAATTGTTCTTGGGTAAACCAGCCTCGCCGCACTACCGCTTCATCATTAATCATCGCAATGTGAGCTTGAGGACCACCAAAGCCAATTAACCCAAGCTTGAGAAAAATTTGAGCAAGTTCTAGCAATCGAGCCGATAAACTAGGCATAAAATTAACCGCCGATAAACTAAATCAGTGAACAGTGAACCAATACCTTTCGGTTAAGGGATGTAGAGACGTTCCATGGAACGTCTCTACAAGGGTTTTCGGCTCACGAATTTGCTTAACCGAACAGTATTGAACAGTGAACAGTGAACAGTTATCACGCTGATTTAATCAGCGACTTCGACCCAATAATGCCGTTTGACTGATAACTGATAACTGATAACTGATAACTGTTAAAATAGCCAGAGCCAAAGGGGGAGAGTCACAAGTAAGATCATAGACCCAACCGCTAAAGAGGTTACAGCCAAGTCGCGGTCAAGATTAAAGGTTTCGGCAATTACCAATGTGGCAAATGCTGGAGGCATTGATATTTGTAGCACAATTACTAGGGCTGGTTCACCAGTTACGCCAAAAAGTGGTAATATTCCGCCGATAGCTAAAGGAACAATTAACATTTTAATGATTAAGCTGATTCCCGCTTCTGGTAGTCTGTGCCAAGAATTAAGCTGGGAAAGTCGCATTCCAATTAATATTAAAGTTAAAGCAATCACGCCCCAACCTAATTTTTCTAGGCTAGATTCCCAGATAGGGGGGAGCGTCACGGCTCGAAATAGCAAGCCAAAACCGAAACTCCATAGAGCCGGATTAATCACAATGGATTTGGTAATTTGCCCATAATTACCGACATTACCGCCAAAATAAGATGCTAAGACTATTCCGAAGCCATAAGCACCGAATAGTGATCCCAACATATCGTAGAATAAAGCCCAGGCAAAGTATTCTTGCCCGACTAAAGCTAGGGTGATGGGATAACCAAGATAACCTGTGTTACCCAGCATGGCGGCTAGGAGCAAACTACCTTGGGTTGATTTTTCGTGAATGCTTTTTGTAAAATAGGCTTGCCCTTTCATTCCCCACCAAGCCAAAAATGCCCCTAGTGCGATGGCTAAATAGGCGATCGCCGGAGCAATCCAAATCTGTCCTGACAAGTCGGCTCGGCGTAAAAAAGCGACAATGCTTATCGGTACTCCTACCCAAAATAACAATTCACCCAGATGGGTAGGAACGGAGTCAGGTAGTTTGCGTCCCAGAATAAAGCCTACTAGGACTAATCCCACGAGTTTGACGTATAGTTCTAGGAGGTCAGCCAAGATTGTGTCTAGGAATAGAAGATGTTTGTTTCTGTCCAGTCTACAATCTTTGAAGAATATTGCACAAAAGCAGGAGTTGATCCTTGAATAAAGCCCGGTTTTCTGGACAACCGCATAACTTATCAGGTGACTCTAGTGAAGAAGATATTCCCGTAGCTTTACGCGATAGCCCTGAAGCAGCACCTAAACGACTTTCGCCAACTCTAATTTTACTAATCACTGGAGTATCCGGGTTAATCGTCCTGGGTTTAATTAGTAGTTTTTGGTTCTTTGTCATCGCACCCAGAAACACAGTTGAGCCTCAAGCTGCATCTAATGGCACAACTACCACAGATACACAATCTAGTGATTCTGTCAATAGGCAAAATAATAATCTTGATGCGCTGTTGGGTCATTTGACATACCCAGAAGCGCTAGAGTCAGAACTATTACCAATTACGGCAGATGGGCGAATTAGACTGCGAAAAGTTGCCGCCGAAAGGTATAAGAACATGGCGCAAGCGGCGCGACGTGAAGGTGTAATATTAGTGGCAATTTCTGGTTTTCGCTCAGTTAAAGATCAGGAACAGTTATTTTTTGGGATTGGTGCTAGACGCAATCAAACCCCAGCCGAAAGAGCATCTGTCAGTGCGCCCCCTGGACACAGTGAACATCATACAGGCTACGCTGTGGATATAGGAGATGGCGCAGTCCCAGCAACTAATCTGCAAACCAACTTTGAAAATACCAAGGCTTTTCGGTGGTTAGAAGGAAATGCGGCGCGTTTTGGCTTTGAAATTTCCTTTCCTGAGAATAATCCTCAAGGTGTGAGTTATGAACCTTGGCACTGGCGTTTTGTAGGCGATCGCCATAGCCTAGAATTATTTTACAAAGCCAGAAATTTAAACACCACACAACCATGATCTAAATTACCCCTACAGTGGATATTTGCGTAATTCCTAGAGATATATAGCAAAAGTCAAAAGTCAAAAGTGAAAGACTTGCTTCGACTGGGTTTTAGACTTTTCCTATGTCCTAATCTCCTTAGCGGTTGCTATAGCAGAAATATCACAGCCTGTCTTTTAACCGAAATTTCCCACAAAATACAGCAACTTGCAAATAAATCAAGTCCACATCTTAATATTGTAACTCTTGTAGTCCGGGCAAAGATGCGCCCTGTAACGCCCTGTAACTCTTGTGGGGTGGGCATCTTGCCCGCCCTTATCTAAGTGGGCAAAGATGCGCCCTGTAACTCTTGTGGGGAGGGCAAAGATGCCCGCCCTTATCTACCTGACTCAGATCAAATGTGCTGTCATCTATTGAGAACCTGTTTACCTTTCTCTTGACAAAAAGTATCAATTTGCCTGAAGATTCTACACATCTGGCAGTGTATTACTGATTTGTGAAGAGGCATTAAATGGGAATTAATAATCTGTTTTCGGCCGGCGGCGTGGTAATGTGGCCGCTATTCGGGTTTTCAGTCTTAGCAGTGGCGCTGATTATTGAACGTATCCGGTTTTGGGTGAGAATCAATAACCGTCAAAGCCGTGTAATTAGAGAAGTATTGAATCTTTATCGCCTAGATAACGTAGTTGGAGCAATGGATAAACTCCGAAAAAACGCAGATTTGCCCTTAGCGCGGATTTTTCTTTCTCCCCTGGAATTAGAAGAACCGAACCCCGAAGAATTTCGTTTAGCACTAGAAAGTGAAGCCCAAGCAGAAATCCCCTTACTCAAACGCTTTCAAAACATTTTTGAGACAATTATCGGTTTAGCACCATTATTAGGTCTACTGGGTACAGTCTTGGGATTAATTGCTTCCTTTGCTTCCCTAGATATAGGTGATGTCGGAGGTACAAAAACCACAGGTGTCACTGCTGGTATTAGTGAAGCTTTGGTTTCTACCGCCACAGGATTAGTAGTTGCTATATTTACACTTTTATTTGCCAACTCATTTCGGGGTTTATATGTCCGTCAAATAGCACTCATCCAAGAGTACGGGGGACAATTAGAGTTACTTTACCGCCGACGCTACGAACGAGGAGAGAGAAATTATGCGCCTACCAGATGAAGCCGATTTACCAGCACAGATCAACATCTTACCGATGATTGATGTCATCTTTGCGATTTTAACCTTTTTTATCATGTCAACGCTGTTTTTAACTAGGTCTGAAGGTTTGCCCGTAAATTTACCTACGGCTAGCACCGCTACACAACAGCAAATTCCCATGAAAATTACCGTAACGGTAGACGCAAAAGGAGTAATTAGCATCAATCGTCAACCCAGTCAAGTAGATTCATTAGTAGAGCAACTGCGGACTATCATGGGTTCTAACTCAGAAGCCTTAGTCATTATTAATGCTGATGAGAAAGTAGGTCATGGTCAGGTAGTGGCAATTATGGATCGAGTCCGTCAGGTAAAAGGGGCGAAGTTAGCCATTTCTACTCAAAAACCCTAAGCACCCCTCAGCCCAGTATTTTGCGTGATTTCCCTGGATCAAGAGACGTAGCACTGCTATGTCTCTTCTAATTTTTCAGCCAAAGCTACTTGGCACTTTTTGCTCTTAATTGCCGAAAAGTGTCATGTCTTTATGTAGTTTCAAGTAATGCAGCTTGTTAAAAATATCTGTTGACTTATGGATATGAGGCGGTTATTATAGTAGCGAACCAAAAATTGATTAGTCATAATGACTACAAATTCTGGTGAGTAGTCCTAAATATCAAGAGATCACAACCATGTTGAACCCATTATTTACCGAAGTATCCTCAGAGCAACAAGAAATCGTAGCTGGTGGATTTACCTTCAACTTCGGTGCCACTTCATTTTCTGGCAGCCAAGAAAACACCTCAACAAACACAACTTCTACCCCAGATGGTGGTAGCACCACAACCAGCACAACTGGAAACGTACAAGTTATCACCTTTGGTCAAACTTTTAACGGATTCAACCTACCTACCAACTTCTTCGCGCCCCCTGTGGAAGAAGAAGTTATCTAATAGTTATCCGTCCCTGGGTTGATTGGCTACACAAACAACCAACTCAGTTAAAGTTTCTCACTGGCAATAATACTCCTCAATTTTCATAAATTACCATCATGTTGAACCAATTGTTTACCGAAATCTCCTCAGAGCAACAAGAAACCGTAGTTGGTGGATTCACCATCAACTTCGGTGCCACTTCATTTACTGGCATCCAACAAGGCACCTCAACAACAACCACCTCTCAGCCTGATGGTGGAAGCAGCACAGAAAGCACAACTGAAAACGTAGAAATTAATACAGACGGCTTCACCGCAAACGGATTCAATCTACCTGAAAACTTCAGTTTCGGATCTATTTTCGGTTTCTAACCGCAAACAATATTCTGCGTTACAAGAAATGAGAACATCAAATCAACTATTCATCGAAGTATCCTCAGAGCAACAAGAAAACGTTGCTGGTGGATTTACTGTTAACTTTGGTGAAACTGGTTTTACCGGTATTAACAGCATAACCATCACAACGACTGTCACCACCCCTGACGGTGGTAGCACCACAACTAGCGGAACTGACAACGTAACAGTTGAGACAGGTGGAATAGTATTTGCCGGATTGAATCTAACTGAGAATGAGTTTAGTTCTTTCTTCTAACGGAGACTGAGTTTACTTCTTTCTTTGAGTGACCTCTCTTGAGTTGAGTAGTCTAAAATACTACTAACTTAAGTAAATTTTATTAACACCAAGAGATAAAAACCATGAGCAACCCATTGTTTAACGAACTATCCCCAAACCAACAAGAAAGCGTAGCTGGTGGATTCAGCTTGAACTTTAGTGCTACTCTTTTCTCAGGACTACAAACAGGTACAGTAACTAATTCTGCCTCTAATCCAGGCGGTAGCACCGCAACTGGTGAAAATGCTTCCGTTGCAGTTGATACAGCAGGTAGCAATTTGAACGGACTAGACATACCAGCAGATTTCGATCTAGGAGCTCTGTTTGGTTCATTCTTCAATTTCTAAATAGCTGATGAATCGCACCAGAGTTGATGGATAAAAACATCTACCAACTCTGGTAAATTTTGTTGTCACCAAGAGGTGAAACTATTTCTCATCAATTGTTTACCAAAAAATTGGGTTGAAAGCCTCCCCCTTCTAGGGAGACTTGATCTGATGTCAAATATAGCTCAGTATTACCTGAGTTTTCCTACAGGGCTACGTAAACCTAATAGGGAACAGGCTTTCTAGTAAAGATTCCTAATAACAAGAAATAAACACAATGTTTGACCAATTATTTACAGAAGTATCTGTTGCAGAGCAAGAAACCATAAGTGGTGGCTTACTTGGGACCTTAACTGGGACCTTAACTGGAACCTTGGATCTGAATGCAGCATATACTTCATTTCTTGCCGAACAAACTAACTCTGTTTCATTCGCTCAATCTGGTCCGGGCGGTAGTACAGCAGGCGGTGGTAATTCTTCAACCACAGTTTTCACATTTGGTTCGACTTTGAATTTATTTAATAATGGTGTTGTTACACCACCACCTGTAGTAGATCCAGGTCCTATAGGTGCAAATCCATAGGCAGATCAAATGGGATTCGATAGCTTGTTGCAGCTTTTAACTGACATCAAGTGAAATCGCTACATTAGTATTTCATGAATACATTGTGAGTAAAAGTGATAGCTTGAGAATCCTTCCCTGACTTTTAAATGTCAAGCTTGAAAAATGGTCAGCTATTTATTATTGGGTCGCATAATTAGCAATAATTATCTTGTCTTTATAGACTGCCCATCAATAGCTGACCATTTGTCATAGCAACAATAAAGGTAGTTTAAAATATGCCAAACCACACACAATTACAAAACTCTGAATTATTTATAGCATTGCCAGAACAAAACTAGCTGTTTCTGGGTTAATTTGCTCATTAATCAGTCGTAAATCCTTGAAAATACAGGTTTTGTGATCTAGGAGGTGAGAAACCATCGCCTATTCAAAAATACCCAATTAAAATAAACTATTAATTTGCACAGTCTCCGCACAGGAAATCGATTCACTCAAAATGCAATATCTACAAATTGCAAATTCAAAGCTCAGGGAACATCGAGAATCACGGCGCGTTAAAGTGCCAAACTCGTGTTACCTTACCTCCCATACCTAAAGGCGATGGGTTTCTACACATCCCACGGAGATTGTTATGAAATACCAATTTGTTCGACAGCATAGTGAAGAAGACTGTGGCGCTGCTTGTCTGGCTGCTATTTCTAAATATCACGGGCGCAATTTTACCCTCAGCCATATCCGCGAAGTCGTTGGAACTGGACAATTTGGCACAACTTTGTTGGGACTGAGGCGAGGTGCAGAAACACTGGGTTTCAACGCTCGTCCTGTGAAAACTTCACCAGAGTTACTAGAACGGTTGAATGAAGCTCCTTTACCAGCAATTATTCACTGGAAAGGAAATCACTGGGTTGTTT encodes:
- a CDS encoding general stress protein — its product is MINQNKKYAIGVFARHEEVEPAINELKASGFPLEQVSIIAKDVEPDERLGEAQISDRINDQSVNATKAVGDTLTATTWGSVLVGLSSLAIPGLGVVLAAGSVGVALVASMAGVAVGTIANENLVKALADLGIPENQARLYSDRLQQSNYLLILNGTDEQIHSAEAILHNQEIKNLGIYDFSQAKNH
- a CDS encoding M15 family metallopeptidase — protein: MNKARFSGQPHNLSGDSSEEDIPVALRDSPEAAPKRLSPTLILLITGVSGLIVLGLISSFWFFVIAPRNTVEPQAASNGTTTTDTQSSDSVNRQNNNLDALLGHLTYPEALESELLPITADGRIRLRKVAAERYKNMAQAARREGVILVAISGFRSVKDQEQLFFGIGARRNQTPAERASVSAPPGHSEHHTGYAVDIGDGAVPATNLQTNFENTKAFRWLEGNAARFGFEISFPENNPQGVSYEPWHWRFVGDRHSLELFYKARNLNTTQP
- a CDS encoding AEC family transporter, with product MADLLELYVKLVGLVLVGFILGRKLPDSVPTHLGELLFWVGVPISIVAFLRRADLSGQIWIAPAIAYLAIALGAFLAWWGMKGQAYFTKSIHEKSTQGSLLLAAMLGNTGYLGYPITLALVGQEYFAWALFYDMLGSLFGAYGFGIVLASYFGGNVGNYGQITKSIVINPALWSFGFGLLFRAVTLPPIWESSLEKLGWGVIALTLILIGMRLSQLNSWHRLPEAGISLIIKMLIVPLAIGGILPLFGVTGEPALVIVLQISMPPAFATLVIAETFNLDRDLAVTSLAVGSMILLVTLPLWLWLF
- a CDS encoding phosphoribosyltransferase, coding for MPDLYVSWSDYHQKIEHLAAQIYQSGWEFNQIVCLARGGLRVGDIISRIYQQPLAILATSSYSGSGKQERGNLTLSRHLTMTSENLGSHILLIDDLVDSGITLEQTIPWLKQNSNFAVTEIRTAVLWYKACSTIKPDYYVDYLPDNPWIHQPFEHYENMNPAELIAKVSQPC
- a CDS encoding photosystem II S4 domain protein; translation: MLPREELLKGVENRDTVARVIDQAEQAIKTWEVVLTDFLSPPELAEINRVFSRLTDVQLVAWGGYPQAERQRMAIARSELPLEQSQVDLVALEFAGNFLFDTASHRDFLGAMLGTGIVREKTGDIIVLGERGAQAIVAPELAEFLEISLQQVRSVPVKTQRIDINELKVREPKKKELTTVEASLRLDAIASAGFGMSRSKMVNFIEGGDVRVNWKDVSQSSSQVKSGDLIAIRGKGRLEVGEIAVTKKERYRVQLTRYM
- the chrA gene encoding chromate efflux transporter, whose amino-acid sequence is MPSLSARLLELAQIFLKLGLIGFGGPQAHIAMINDEAVVRRGWFTQEQFLEGVAICEMLPGPASTQMGIYTGYVRAGQLGALVAGICFILPAFLIVLILSWAYFRFQGIPQIDNLFLGVTPVVIAIIFGFCWKLAKRAITDVKGVAIALAVLLVTLLFQVNILLQFVLAGIVGLIFYSPSNRSSAWLVPLLPMMQVLPKILGTVSTDTLALSSFWGLERIQEYYLTLIFFFLKVGSFIFGGGLVILPLLESEVVNQFHWLTRSEFLDGVAIGEFTPGPVVITAAFVGYKVAGAMGALISCVAIFTPSFLFIMGAAPLLVRIRQNPWIRSFLKGVTPAVLGAIAAAAIPLAQTAIIQDTLGRSILAAIIGILALVALIRFKRPTWQLVPAGAIIGLIAGAF
- a CDS encoding MotA/TolQ/ExbB proton channel family protein; translation: MGINNLFSAGGVVMWPLFGFSVLAVALIIERIRFWVRINNRQSRVIREVLNLYRLDNVVGAMDKLRKNADLPLARIFLSPLELEEPNPEEFRLALESEAQAEIPLLKRFQNIFETIIGLAPLLGLLGTVLGLIASFASLDIGDVGGTKTTGVTAGISEALVSTATGLVVAIFTLLFANSFRGLYVRQIALIQEYGGQLELLYRRRYERGERNYAPTR
- a CDS encoding MFS transporter, translating into MNDSVDEYARINPESPKLDLKTKLAYGAGDFGPAITGNISIFFLLVFFTNVAGIPAGLAGSILMIGKVWDAINDPIIGVLSDRTKSRRWGRRLPWMFYGAIPFGVIFFLQWIVPPFSANQSGNIWPLFWYYVVIGLMSQVVYTVVSLPYTAMTPELTQDYDERTTLNSFRFAFSISGSILSLILAQIIFSTIGDRQQQYLVLAGICAVISVLAIYVCIFGVRDRVLAFEAKRTQGEEPASIPFFEQLKIVFSNRPFLFVIGIYLFSWLGVQVTATTIPYFVINCMGLKDSDVPTVMIAVQGTALLMLFVWSALSKKIGKKVVYFLGMSSWIIAAGGLFFLQPNQIGLMYFMAVMAGVGVSTAYLVPWSLIPDVIDLDEFRTGQRREGIFYGFMVLLQKLGLALGIFLVGNALQAAGFQATLPGQDTPIQPESALTAIRIAVGPLPTIFLICGLFLTYFYPITREMHAEIMMKLKARQENTEPS